One Scylla paramamosain isolate STU-SP2022 chromosome 6, ASM3559412v1, whole genome shotgun sequence DNA segment encodes these proteins:
- the LOC135101260 gene encoding uncharacterized protein LOC135101260 isoform X2: MFCLSNATFIKRRSLGCDVHCMKENLTLVVPLPCHFTANQVIMGIRDLTASILWLTSFLLAFTPLTHQAQQGGASGQDGLSFAMGAFGVVTELPDALQAYPLTVRIAGGSRPS; the protein is encoded by the exons ATGTTTTGTCTTTCAAATGCCACTTTCATCAAGAGGCGCAGTTTGGGATGTGATGTTCATTGTATGAAGGAGAACCTCACACTCGTGGTTCCGCTCCCGTGCCACTTCACAG CTAATCAAGTGATAATGGGAATCAGGGACCTCACCGCAAGCATCCTCTGGTTGACGAGCTTCCTGCTGGCCTTCACTCCACTCACCCATCAG GCGCAGCAAGGGGGTGCGTCCGGACAGGATGGATTGAGCTTTGCCATGGGCGCCTTCGGTGTGGTGACGGAACTCCCAGATGCCCTGCAGGCTTACCCACTGACGGTGAG